Proteins co-encoded in one Salvia splendens isolate huo1 chromosome 4, SspV2, whole genome shotgun sequence genomic window:
- the LOC121797796 gene encoding symplekin-like isoform X1, translated as MYHWISSKLCFLVFFRLLSCRFNHSTPVLTPAEALIAIHKIDPEKDGVPLRKITDACNACVEQRHTFSQQVLAKVLNQLVEQIPLPFLFMRTVLQAIGAFPSLVQFIMEILSRLVSKQIWKNPRQWVGFVKCAHVTMPDSFGVLLQLTAAQLENSLNRIPALKAPLVEHASQPNIRSTLPRSTLTVLALEQELPTSTTKPAQSQTQTEEADNSEKEAATEKSKESM; from the exons GTTATTATCCTGTAGGTTCAATCATTCTACTCCGGTCTTAACCCCTGCTGAAGCATTAATTGCCATCCATAAGATTGACCCAGAAAAAGATGGAGTTCCTTTGAGAAAG ATCACAGATGCTTGCAATGCTTGTGTTGAACAGAGACATACATTTTCGCAGCAAGTTCTGGCCAAAGTGTTGAATCAATTG GTCGAGCAAATTCCTTTACCCTTTCTATTCATGCGTACAGTATTGCAAGCAATTGGCGCTTTTCCTTCTTTG gtCCAATTCATAATGGAGATTCTATCTCGTCTTGTAAGCAAGCAG ATTTGGAAGAATCCAAGGCAGTGGGTGGGTTTTGTGAAGTGTGCACATGTGACCATGCCAGATTCATTCGGTGTTCTGCTTCAG CTAACGGCAGCACAGCTTGAAAATTCATTGAATAGAATACCAGCTCTCAAGGCTCCTTTGGTTGAACATGCAAGCCAACCGAACATAAGATCCACGCTTCCGAG GTCTACATTAACTGTTCTGGCCTTGGAGCAAGAGCTACCAACCTCTACAACAAAACCAGCTCAATCACAAACTCAGACCGAAGAGGCCGATAATTCGGAAAAGGAAGCTGCGACAGAAAAGTCCAAGGAATCTATGTAA
- the LOC121797796 gene encoding symplekin-like isoform X2, which produces MYHWISSKLCFLVFFRFNHSTPVLTPAEALIAIHKIDPEKDGVPLRKITDACNACVEQRHTFSQQVLAKVLNQLVEQIPLPFLFMRTVLQAIGAFPSLVQFIMEILSRLVSKQIWKNPRQWVGFVKCAHVTMPDSFGVLLQLTAAQLENSLNRIPALKAPLVEHASQPNIRSTLPRSTLTVLALEQELPTSTTKPAQSQTQTEEADNSEKEAATEKSKESM; this is translated from the exons GTTCAATCATTCTACTCCGGTCTTAACCCCTGCTGAAGCATTAATTGCCATCCATAAGATTGACCCAGAAAAAGATGGAGTTCCTTTGAGAAAG ATCACAGATGCTTGCAATGCTTGTGTTGAACAGAGACATACATTTTCGCAGCAAGTTCTGGCCAAAGTGTTGAATCAATTG GTCGAGCAAATTCCTTTACCCTTTCTATTCATGCGTACAGTATTGCAAGCAATTGGCGCTTTTCCTTCTTTG gtCCAATTCATAATGGAGATTCTATCTCGTCTTGTAAGCAAGCAG ATTTGGAAGAATCCAAGGCAGTGGGTGGGTTTTGTGAAGTGTGCACATGTGACCATGCCAGATTCATTCGGTGTTCTGCTTCAG CTAACGGCAGCACAGCTTGAAAATTCATTGAATAGAATACCAGCTCTCAAGGCTCCTTTGGTTGAACATGCAAGCCAACCGAACATAAGATCCACGCTTCCGAG GTCTACATTAACTGTTCTGGCCTTGGAGCAAGAGCTACCAACCTCTACAACAAAACCAGCTCAATCACAAACTCAGACCGAAGAGGCCGATAATTCGGAAAAGGAAGCTGCGACAGAAAAGTCCAAGGAATCTATGTAA